The nucleotide window ATGTATGTGTTAGTATATAATGTAACCAAAAAGTGTAGACTGAAACTATTTTCCATGACAAATCTGAAGGTGCAATTTCTATTGGATGAATGTAAACATTTTTTGTTAATTACATTTTAAGGGGAAAATGTTTTAATCGTGCTTTTGGAACATGGGTACTACTAGTACATGTTATAGAAATGCTGCAGTTGTATCAAAATAAACGGTGACGCAGCGTTTTCACTTAAAGGTGGCCTTGCTGCTGCCGGAGTGATTGACGCAGCGTTTTCACTTAAAGGTGGCCTTGCTGCTGCCGGAGTGATTGCAGTTGGGGAGGTTCTGTTTGCGGCAAGTCGAGTTCTGAATAATTGGTTTGCTTCTGAAAATGCTGAAGCCTGTGCCTGCAATTCGCTATCGCCTAGTGTAATGCTTATCAGTTTTTAGGGGTGTGTCTAGGACATATCTAGATGTGCCCTACTTATTACACATCTAAGTGGGTGAATCAAATAGAAAGAAAAAAgttagaaagaaaaagaaaatattcACACAAATCTCAAcgtaagatcaatgacataggacttagatgtgcaatattTATGGCAAAtttagatgtgctttagcaaaactgcaGTTTTTTAATCTGACTGTTTGTGGAAGGTATGATAAGTTAGCCGccagcctgcttcttctccttgtgacTGAAACGAGGGAGAACAGAGGAGATAAAACAGAGTAGGTTTCAGGCAACGAATGCCAGATTTTCATTCGATCATTTTCTCTAGCAACAAATGTTGGTTTATTTATACATGGACACAATCGACTCTTAACGGAAGCCTCTGCAAACTTGTTAAATTGACATACAACCTTCTGGACCAAGTCCAAAACAATGCGCATATACAAATGAAACATGTCACAAGCTAACTTGTTCACTTGTGCAACACATGGTACATCAGAACATCTACAGCAGACGCCTCAAATGCCCGCGCGGATGGCCCGGTCATTAACCGATCATAAAAATGCGACCTAAATGGGCATCAGACGCCTGGGTTGACTggcacccctcatatccagccTAAATATGGGGCATATATGGGGCGCCCGGGCGCGTCCGCCACATCGTCCTCGGCCCACGCTGGCCCACTCGACTCCACATATATTCCTCGTTATCCGCTCGCAGGACCAAGCCCTAGCCACTTCATTCCCCTTAGCCACCCAAGCTCCCGTCCAGCGATCTCCGGCCTTCTCCAGCATGGCGGGCAGCGAATCTGACTCCGACCAGTTCGGATCCGTCGATTGGGGTGTCATCCCGTGCGGGTTGGAGGAGGCAATGGCCGTCCACATTGCACTCTGACGCTCCCGGGAGGACAGCGCCCGGCCAACGGTAGGATCTGTCCTGCGTGACTCCATAGCGTCGGCGCATCGGACGCTCGGATCCTCAGGGGCTGGATCATCGTGGTGTGTGTAATGCATCATTTATGTAGTAGTCGGACGATGTGTGTAATACATCGTTTACATAATTGCATGAGTTTGTATGGATTTGAGGTATGCTAATTGAGGTGTCTGGTTGTGAGAAGAGAAATTTGAGCCTTGACCAGGTACGGTCTGCGGGCGTGTCCACGGACGTTTGAAGGGTCAGATTTGCCAAGTCCAGTTGTAAATTCTCTCACAAAACCAAACACAAGGTTTATACTAACATAATAGTCATGCCCATGAGCTTGCAGCTTCTGGACAAACTATGGTGTGTTTGGTAGGTTGCATGAACTCATGCAGGCTCTAGTGGACCAAGAATTGGCTATTTGCTTACCCGCATGGATGCTTGCATCGACACGAAGCTCAAAGCATCCCTCGGCCAATCTCTGAAGGAACGCTCAAATCAACCATTTTCCTCATATGTTGGCTCGTTGTAGTGCAATTTACACTACCCGGAAAGATACATGCCGGGGTAAATGCATGCGACCAAATGACACGCAGAACATGGTCAAAAGCCTGCATACCCTCCAACAAGCTCAACGGGGTCAGGCTCGTGGGAAACGCGAAAAGCGAGCAGACAACCAAACAAACCCCTAGTAAACTAATGAGTTTTGGATGGCATGTCCTGGAAGCGGACTTTTGGGACATGGTGCCACACGAGGATGGGATATGGGTGAGCTGCGTTGATGCAAGATTTTTTTTGGTTTTGACTTCTCAAAACCCCAACCATTATTATATTTTTCTCTTAAGTGTGAGTCATAGGCTCGCGCTCGGTGCTGCATAGGTAGTTGAGCAGTTGAATAACACAGACATACAGTCTTGATATTGTACCTGGTATGCCTCGGGTTGGTGCTTTTGAAGCGATCGCCGATGAATGATTTCTTTTGTTTATAATAGTAATTCTGTATTCCTAACATAATACCGACCTTCTCTCTAAACCTTTGGCAGTGGGAATTTGGGCTCCATAAAAATATTTTCATCTATCTCGACCTCCATGGCAATGGAGCTAAGGGGATAGTATGTATCACTCTCTTGCTAGTTAACTTTTGCATGCTtgcatgatgaacatggatatCACTTTTGGTTTTGGTTTAGTGTAAGCTTTTGGTAGCAGTGAGCTTTGGGGTAGTCATCCTTCTTACTCGAGGACGACCAAGGTTTAAGCGGGGGAGATTGTTGGCTCTATATTTTAAGCATTTTTAGAGCTCATTTATTGCATGTTCTTTTCATATATTATGTCCCTTTGAACCAAATAGTTGTCCATTATGCATGATTATCGGTTTTTGCACTATTTGTCTTGTGAGGTTGCACATTTAGTATTTCATTTAGTTTCTTTGTTTTCTTGTATCTACGGGTTTTTTGGACAACCTAGGACCAAGAACGATGAAAGGACCAAGTACGGGAGCAATACGAGGACTTACAATACCAAACTTAGGTGTTTTGGAGGGCGGAAAAGTGATTTTTTTTCTAAAGTGCTCCAAATCAAGGTCCAGGACAACAAGGAAGGGTTTGGGAGAGGATAAGGCTCATATAGAGCCCTTGTATGCATCCCATCAATGGAGGAAACCGAGGAGGGGCCCTATACATGCACCTCCATACCCTAGCTGCCTGTCGCCGCGACACAATCTCCATCATCTCATTCATCCACAACATCAAATCCATTGCTGCTCCATCACCAAAGAAGAAGGGACACCATCAAGGGACACCTTTGGGCAGGTGCCATCCCGCCGGTGCCGCCCCATCATCATCACCACCGGCGCTGCCACCATCATCACCACCACCGCCGCACCGCCATCTCCACCAACGCCACCACCCCTTCTCTCTCACGGGCTTGATGCCGACTTGTAACTTTTCCCCAGCCTTTAAGTTAATGTTTGATTGATTTTACTAGTTCCGGGGAATATAGATGAACTCTATATTATACTTGATGCGATTCAATATCTTTTGTTCATGATTCGAGTTAGTAGCCTTTGCGAATGTTGAGAGGAGCCCTCACTCACATTATTGCCTTGTTTTCATGGCGTATATTACTGCCGTTGTAAGGGCAGGGATGCTGGGGTAATTTGAGGTGACAGTAAAAGCCTCAATCCACCGTTGCTGCAATTGATAGGGGATTAATGAAGAACCCTTCTAGAAGTTGCGTCCACAAGGAAACCCTTAATTATCGTAGTGGTAACCTGCTTGGGGAAGATGCAGTAGTGGTGTACGTGGCATGAAGTCCACGTTAGAGTAGAACATGTTTTGTATCCGGCTCCACCCACTTATGCACATGAAGAGTGAATTAGATATATGATAGTTCATATTAGTGGTGGTGATTATGGAACCCTTGCAGGCCACCGTCGGGGAAAATCCTAGGTCTGGTTCACCAGGTCGGACGACGGTGGCATCTCCGCGGCCTACCCTCCATGAAGGCGTTATCTTGGTTGTTTGTGGTATGTTTGGTGTTGGATTTGAAGACAATGGACGCTACTCATGATGTGGACATAGGAGGCTCTATGTATGACATTGACGACACTCCCTCCAGTCTAGCCAGATCCTGCAACTCACTTTGTCGATACtctagttgctttggtgggagaTACATTGACCTGGTCCATCCTGGAGTCATGGTCGCGCGATGATGGTGCCTGGCGTTGGTCGTGACGTGGTCTAGATATCATGTTTATCATCTCTTTGCCTTATTGTATGGATTCTGAGCTAGGAGAGTTCTTTTTTGCATGAAAAGGGTTGTGTGTTAGTTAACATGCACCAAGATAAACCTAGTGCACATAGTATTACAACCCTCTCATGTCCCAACCACAACTTCCCCCAATCTTAGCTAGTTCATGACTAATGAGATTACACTCTCTTTTTATCACCTGGACATTAAATCTCTCTGTCCCCTCTTGGCATCCATGAGATATCCTGGACGACGACAACGTACTGTGATCTGTCAACCGAGGGGTTGGAATTAACACTATCCGTTTCAATGGTGAATGGAAGTGAGCTCCACCCCAACACCAAAGCAATTCCCTCCTTGCAAGCCTTGAGTTCCTCGACTAGTCACATGTGAAGACATGACCACACGATTTGAAGATGATGCCACCGTCGCTGTCTCGGAGCACCATTCAGTTTCTTCCATTGCTGCATGCGCCATAAACGAGCCATCAACACTCAACATGAGCCACCAGGCTTGTGTGTGCACCATCCCTCTCCCGGACTCAACACCGTGCAGGCTCCTGGCGCCGTTGTTTCTGCACTTAACCAACGCTGCGTTGTTGTTGTTGCAGGCTCCCAACGAACCATGGCTGCTGCTGCACGACGCCGTACTTTGCGCCGGGTCCATTAGGACCATTTTACCTTTACATTGGTTATCCATGGGGAATTGCTGAATGCAATACCTCACGTCTATGCTATTCCACCTCTAGTTTGGTGCTTCTGCTCCTCACTTACCTGATGTATGTCACCGTTGATTTTGTCCTACCTATCATAAAATTGTATGCAAAATTTGCATATTCTCGATAAAAAAACATGCACATACAAAATTGATTTTTTTGTTACGAGGTGCGTGctattatttgttttttacttatGTATTAATAtctcattattatcatgaaacaattatttagttctcctGATTATTCCTAGTACCTCCGTCCCGAAATACTTGTTagagaaatggatgtatctagacggaTTTTAGTTATAGATATATTCATTTTTATGCATTTCTCCGACAAATactttcggacggagggagtacatcttTGGGCACAGTCTGATTTTCGCGGAGCATCAGTGTAATTAAACCACCGACAGATATTAGAGAGAACAAATCCGGCACGCACGATATTTTGGACATCGCAGCCGTCCATTTCCCTCCCGATCGAACCGCTGAGCGCCTTCGCACGCGGATCGACGGGCCCACCACCGTCCCTCACATCGCTCCTTAAATACTCACCCATCCTCATCTCATCCCGTCAGAACACAAATCCCAAATCACCAACCAAATCCCCTCCCCTCCCGCGTCCCGACGAGCACCAGCGGCCAGACATGGACGCCTCAGCCACCGGAGCCGGAGCGAAGGGGAAGAAGGGCGCGGCCGGGCGCAAGGCCGGCGGGCCCAGGAAGAAGTCGGTGACGCGGTCCGTCAAGGCCGGGCTCCAGTTCCCCGTCGGCCGCATCGGCCGGTACCTCAAGAACGGCCGCTACGCGAAGCGCGTCGGCACGGGCGCCCCCGTCTACCTGGCCGCCGTCCTCGAGTACCTGGCCGCGGAGCTGCTGGAGCTCGCCGGGAACGCCGCCAAGGACAACAAGAAGTCCCGCATCGTGCCCAGGCACCTGCTGCTGGCCGTGAGGAACGACCAGGAGCTCGGCAGGCTGCTGGCCGGCGTCACCATCGCGCACGGCGGCGTGCTGCCCAACATCAACCCCGTGCTGCTCCCCAAGAAGACGGCGGAGAAGGAGCCCAAGTCGCCCAAGAAGACCGCCAAGTCCCCCAAGAAGGCCGACAAGAAGGCGTAGAGGCAGACGAGCATCGATTAGCTTGTAGAACTAATGGTTTCGATGTAGATCTGTGCTGCCAGGAAAGAAAACAATTCAGAAATCTCTCTTCGATTGGCTTAGCCGCTGTAGTGCTCTGTTGTAACGGTGATTGCTGTGACGTAGATCTGTGCTGCGAAGAGGAAAAAGTGAGAAATCTCTCTGATTTGAGCAAattgtttcttcttcttcttctgttcTTGGTGTCGCAATGTTAACACAGGTGCGGTGGAAAAACTCAGATCTGTTCGAATTAGTCTACATTTCTTTCTTGTGGTGCTGAATTCGCCTGAGGGAAGTTTTCCTTGAAGTTTCAGCGATGCCCGCCATGTGTTCGACCCCCGTTGAAGCTTTGCCTTGACAGCGGTGGAGGCGAGACCGAAGGTAAGCCCACCGTAGCAGCACCGTCCTCGTTGCTGACCACGGATGCCGGCGACCCCTTCCGCGCCTACAGGTTCCCACACGTTTATCTCCGCCAACCCCATCCATCAGCATGGCGTACTGTACGTCGCACTCGTCTCTCAGTTGGGCCTTTGGCCACTGTGGCCGTCACCGACGCAGAGCATCACCGGCAACATTGCAGCATTTCTATACGACGCATTGTCCCCGCTCCAAAAGCTCGAGTTCAGAACGAAAAAACCGATGTACAGTCCAAAAGCTCGAGTTCAAAATACAAACTGTTTGGATTCGCCTGGTAGAACTCATATTATCACATCTGGCATGGAAAATAGTTTGAGCACACACGTTTTTTCGTTGCTTTTACTAAGATACTCCCTCCCTTCCAATGAATGAGACGCACACGTATCCTAAAATTTAACTTTGACCATGAATTAGACCAAACAAATGTGGATTATATTTGATTAATATTATATCATTGAATTCGTATTGAAAAGAAGTATCCAATGTTATAGTTTTTAAtccacaaaaatatatactattgatTTAAGTTATTGTCAAAGTTGGATTATTAAAAACATAAACACCTTATTCAATGAAATAGAGATTTTTTTTGGCAAAGTGGAATAGAGGAAGGACACATGAAAGGTAGCAGCCTCCCCGCAAAAATGAGAAAAGAAAGTTAGCAGGAAAACTACATCTTGTAAACTACTCCCTCTTGGTTCCCCCGCGATAAGTATTGTGGTACATAGGGGTAACGAAGGTGTTGTTTTTAGAAATATCTGCATGAGTTCAGGACCCAGAGTAAAGAAAAAAGAAGTTAAGCAAAAGGTTAAGGCTAGATCAGAGCATCAACAATCAGGATTGCCTAATTTTGATCCTCAAACATTCGCGGATGTGCTGGTCAATTCCCGGGCGCGTCAGTTTTAAGCCTTCGTTTATGCATGTATACAATCATGTCCCCTACATTCTCCCCAAATTGTACGGTCAAATGCATGTGATTAGTTGAGATGTAGAGAGaaagagaaaaaggaaaaaataaagaaagagaagAGGTGGCCTGGGGTGGGGCCGCATCCCATGTGGAGAGCTGCCCGAACATCCTCATATCCTCCTCATATTTGGTATGGTTATGGGGATTTACGGACAACCCAGTCATATGGGGACAAAGTGAGGTGCCTGGTTGGGTGGCTTTTTCCATCTCTCCCGGTCGGGCAATGTCCGAGCAATGACCGAGCGGTTCGATGTGATGTTTGAGGagtccggttgtagatgctctcCAACCGGCGTTGCCTAAATTCTGCTTTGATTATCTGTTAAGTAGATGAATTCAGATTGTCGGATCACATGTTTTGTCCCCAATAGATTTTGGGCACATTCCTATGGGTTCTTATTGTATTTTTGTTTTGGCAGGGCAAAGGTGGTCATCTGGACCGTGCCAGCTGGGCTGCCCCATTAGCACTCGAGCTAAATAGGCCGTTCCTGGGCCTGGAGATAGGGCACGCTGGGTGGCACTGCATGGCCCGTTTATAAGTTTTATTTATTTGTATATATGGTCTAAAAACAGCTCAATAGGCCAAAATGACCAAATATCCATCAGGTCGAACAACACGTGGCCCGGGCCAGCCTGATTAGCAAATGGGTCATGCTTGGGCCTGAGCATGGCATGACCCGTTTACTAATCAGGCCTCGGTGGGCTGTGCCGTGCCCGAGGTGTAGTACTTAGCAACTTTCAGCTGAGAGACTCGAGACCACCCTTTTTAGAAGGTGTATCTGCTTCAGTATTTGACTGGAAGTGCAAGGAATATCAATTAATTAGCTTGATGAGTCCTTTGGTATGACATCCCAAGCAAGGAAGCCAGCCAGCCGCCCAAGCAACAAATACCCGAAAAACAATAGAACATGTGAATTTGAGAAAAACAGAAGGATCTCTGGATATAAGATGAGTGTATTCTGGTAGAGAACAGTAAAATGGGACGATGCTCTTAGTAAAGGAGAAAGAGTCAACGGCTTCTATTCACGAACGTAACCTTGAAGACAAGCACCTTCAGATTTGGGAAAGAGATGCCTTATTGCCTTGGACTGTACCAACAAACTGCCTTGATGGCGTTAGTTTCAGGCGAAGTAAGGATGGGAGTTGCATATATAAGAGTACCCAGCTCATCTTGTGCCAGTTCAGTTAAGCTGATGCACAGGTCGGCAAGATGAGGGGTGGATCCCCGTGCTGCCGGAGTATCACCGCCAGGGATGTCCAGGGGGAGGCCCTGGGTACTTGTCGTCTTCAGCGTGCAGCAGAGACATCGACAAGTTATGGGCGGCGGCTGCTTGCGTTTTGGAGCACGCCAACGAAATGGTAATTCATCTTCAGTATCAGTTATTGTATATATGCAGCAGCAGTATCCAGGATTTTGTAGCCAACTGTTCCAGCACAAGTGAACCTAATCACAATAGGATCATTCAACAGATTGGCATTTGGAAGAAGGGAAACCAAGCATCATTTTCATATATGTAagagaaaagtatacttttcaTCCCTCAACTTTTGGCAAAGTCTAGATTTGGTCCCTCAACTTCAAAACCGGACAACTTGCATCCTTAACTACTGAAACCGGCCAAGATTCATCCCTGGTCACGGTTTTGACCGGTTTTTGTGCTGTCCTAACCCGGTTTTGACCGTGCCGACTCAAATTCGCGTACCTTTCCCAAGTCTGCTTAATGTTTTCAAATTCGGGTACTTTTTTCAAATACGTGAACTTTTTAAGAATTTGTGTACTTTTTCCAAATCTGCGTACTTTTTCCATGTTCACGTACTTTTTTAAATCCACGTACTTCTTTAAACTTCATGTggtttttttcaaattcatgtaATTTTTAAAAATTGACATACTTATTCATATTCACGTATATTTTTTTGGATTTGAAAATTTTATGCGAACTTAAAAACATACGCGGATTTGAATATCTTTTACGCGAATTAGAAAACAAATGTGTGGATTTGAAAAATTATGTCAACTTGGAACAAGTATGTGGATTTCAAACAAAGTTCATGGATTGGAAAAGGAACACGGATTTGAAAAAAATACACAAACTTTAAAAAGTATGCGGATTTGAAACAAGTAAGTGAATTTCAAAAACagttcatggatttgaaaaaaaaTACTTGGATTCAATAAAATTACACGAATTTTAAAAAAATACACTGATTTGAGAAAAGTACGCAAATTAAAAAATTCATGGATTTGTAAAAAGTACACAAATTTCAAAAtagttcacgaatttgaaaaaaaagtaTGTTTATTTTTGTAAAAATTACACGACCTTGAAAAAACTATGTGGATTTGAAAAGAGAATGTGAATGTCAAAAAGTTCATGGATATGAAAAAATTACACGAATTTTAGTCAGCATCGGTCAAAACCGGGGTCGGTCGGCACCAAAAACGGTCAAAATCGAGAGCAGGGACGAACCTTGTCCGGTTTCGTTAGTTGGGGATGCAAGTTATTTGGTTTTAGAGTTGAGGGACCAAATCTAAACTTCAGCAAGAGTTGAGGGACCAAATCTAGACTTCAGCAAGAGTTGAGAAacgaaaagtatacttttctctATATGTAAGGAGAAGCCACACATGTACATTCCATCATCAGGAAGTTTTCAGCCTAAATAGTCCTGAATGCAACAGAGATTACGAGAGTCGAGAGTGAACAAACTAAGCCGCCAacaagtttttcaatgaaagttCAAACCCGTTGTATCTCAAGGAAAAACATTCGTGGGTCTTAATCATCAAATAAACAACAAAGACAATGATACGCTATGCACTGAGGCTGCTAACTGAGGCTGAATGTATGCATGATAGCACTTCAAAAAAAAAGTTCTTTATGCATATTGAATAATTTAAACTAGGAACAATCAAGCACAACCGAATAATTTGTTCAACGAAATTTGACCTCGAAACCTAAAGAGTGACAGTGTGCTTTTGACCTCACCCGTTTACATAATAAAGGTCT belongs to Triticum urartu cultivar G1812 chromosome 7, Tu2.1, whole genome shotgun sequence and includes:
- the LOC125523587 gene encoding histone H2A-like, which codes for MDASATGAGAKGKKGAAGRKAGGPRKKSVTRSVKAGLQFPVGRIGRYLKNGRYAKRVGTGAPVYLAAVLEYLAAELLELAGNAAKDNKKSRIVPRHLLLAVRNDQELGRLLAGVTIAHGGVLPNINPVLLPKKTAEKEPKSPKKTAKSPKKADKKA